The following DNA comes from Halobacillus litoralis.
CTTTAATTTGGTAAAATAGAAAACATTGTGGATAAGAATGAAAATATAGAGATAAGGAAATAGATGAAGTAAGGAGAGAATGAGATGAAGATTAAACAACCTCAGCCTTTTACGTTTGAGGAAGGCGAACGTGCGGTATTATTATTACATGGATTCACAGGACATTCCGCTGATGTCCGTATGCTCGGACGTTTCTTACAGAAGCATGGGTACACCTCGCATGCTCCCATTTATGCAGGTCATGGGAAAGAACTTGAAGCTTTGATTGAAGCGAGACCTGAAGATTGGTGGGCAGATGTTAAACAAGCCTTGAATCATCTGCGTGAATTAGGCTATGAGAAAATCGCTATAGCTGGCTTATCACTCGGAGGAGTGCTTGGTTTGAAATTGGCTTACTCTGAACCAGTTAAAGGGCTGGTGACGATGTGCGCCCCGGTGTTCTTTGATAATGAAGAACAGCTGACCAAAGGTTTTGAATTTAAAGCTCGCCAGTATAAGCAATTAGAAGGCAAACCCAAAGAAAACATTGATCAAGAAGTGAAAGAGCTGCTCGGCGAATCAGAAGAAATGTTCAAACAGCTGGGTGGATTGATTAATGAAGTCCATGATGATATAGATCAAATCTATACACCGACATTCGTCGTTCAAGCAGAACAAGATGAAATGATAAACACTGAAAGTGCAAACTATATTTATGAGCAAGTAGAAACAAATCAAAAAGATATTAAATGGTACAAAAACTCTGGACACGTGATCACAATGGATAAGGAAAAAGAACAATTGCATGAAGACATACTTGAATTCCTTGAATCCCTCGACTGGTCATGATTTCAGAGTCTTGTCCTTCATTTAAAAGGAGGTAAGACAATTGAGTACAGAATTAAAGCAGCAAACACTGAAGTTTTTTAAGGAAAATGCATCAAAACCACTATCCGTACAAGAACTTGAAGAAGCATTGGAATTTAATGATACTGATGACTTCAAGAATCTTATGAAGGCACTTAATGAGTTGGAAGAGGAAGGGGAACTTGTAAGAACACGCAAGAACCGCTTCGGTCTTCCTGAAAAAATGAATTTGATCCGTGGACGTATCCAAATGCATGCGAAAGGGTTCGCCTTTCTTATTCCTGATGAAGAAGATAAAGATGATGTTTACATTCATCATTCCGATTTGAATTCATCTATGAATAATGACAAGGTTCTTGTCCGTATTGAAAAACGAAAAGAGGATGGCACGCGCCCGGAAGGTACAGTTATCCGAATTCTTGAAAGGGCGACTACCAGAGTCGTGGGTACTTATGAATCAAGTCGTAATTTCGGCTTTGTCATTGCAGATGATAAAAGGATTCCAAAGGACATATTCATTCCTAAAGGGCAGACCAATGGAGCAGCTGACGGTCATAAAGTGATTGTCAATATTACAAAATTCCCTGAAGACCGTATGAGTGCAGAAGGGGAAATTGTAGAAATTCTCGGACATAAGAACGACCCGGGTATAGATATCATCTCTATCATCTATAAGCATGGAATCCAAGTTGATTTTCCGGAAGAAGTTTTGGAGCAGGCTGGGGATACGCCTGATGAAATTAGTGAAGATGAAATTAAGAACCGCCGCGATCTGCGTGACGAAACTATCGTCACTATCGATGGTGCGGATGCCAAAGACTTAGATGATGCCGTCATGGTCAAAAAGCTTGATAATGGAAATTATAAGCTTGGTGTCCATATTGCGGATGTTACTTATTATGTCGATGAAGGGTCGTCGATAGATAAAGAAGCACGTGAACGCGCCACTAGTGTTTACTTGGTCGACAGAGTGATCCCGATGATTCCACACCGTTTATCTAACGGTATTTGTTCTTTGAATCCACAGGTGGATCGGCTTACCCTTTCTTGTGAAATGGAAATTGACAGTAGTGGTGAGGTCGTAGGACATGAGATCTTCCAAAGTGTTATCAAGACGAATGAACGGATGACATATAAAGATGTGAACAGTATTTTAGAAGATGAGGACCCGGATTTAATTAAGAAATACGAAGATCTTGTCCCGATGTTCCGTGAGATGGAGGGTCTTGCCAGTACATTGCGCGGAAAGCGAATGGGACGCGGCGCTATCGATTTTGACTTCAAAGAAGCGGGTGTCATTGTGGATGAAGAAGGCAAGGCCGTAGATGTTAAACTTCGTGAACGTTCAGTGGCAGAGCGCCTTATCGAAGAATTCATGCTGGCTGCAAACGAAACGGTCGCTGAACATTTCCATTGGATGGATGTGCCGTTTATCCACCGTATTCACCAGGACCCTGATGAAGAAAAATTACAAAACTTCTTTGAATTCGTAGCGAATATGGGCTATGCGGTCAAAGGAACTGCCGATAATATCCACCCGCAAGCATTACAAAAAGTATTGGAAGAAGTAAAAGGTTCCCAAGAGGAAATGATCATCTCTAAACTGATGCTTCGGTCTATGCAACAAGCGAAATACGATCCTCAGGGGCTTGGTCACTTCGGTTTAGCGACCGATTTTTATACTCACTTTACGTCCCCGATCAGACGTTACCCGGATCTTACCGTCCATCGCTTAATCCGTACGTATCTGGTTGAAGAAAAACTTGATTATAAAACACGGAAGCATTGGAAGGATCAAATGCCTGAAATCGCTCGGCACTCTTCAGAGATGGAAAGAGCTGCAGTTGATGCAGAGCGGGAAACCGATGACTTGAAGAAAGCGGAATTCATGCAAGACAAAATCGGGGAAGAATTCGAAGGAGTAATCAGTTCAGTTACAAGTTTCGGAATGTTTGTTGAACTCCCGAACACTGTTGAGGGATTGGTGCATGTAAGCACCCTTACCGATGATTATTATTCTTTCCGGGAAAAAGAGTTCGCAATGATCGGTGAACGTACCGGCAACATTTTCCGAATTGGTGATGAAGTCACCATTCGTGTGACCAATGTCAATTTGGATGAACGCGTGGTCGATTTCGAAATTGATGGGATGAAGCCTAGAAAAGAAAGAAAACGTCCCGAGCGTCCAAAACAAATTAAATCGAAAGCCCCGGAACGGAAGAAAGATAAGAAGAAAAAGCAAAAAGGCAATAAACCTTTTTACAGAAATAAAGGTGTTGCCAAAAAGGGTAGTAAAAAGAAGAAATAGTGATGAAAAACGCGCGAGCATCCTCGCGCGTTTCCCATTGGCCCAAACCAGTCAGGGTTATACATTGATGAGAATCCCTGGACTTTGAATAAGAGACAACACTTGTGGTATAAGACTGAATTTATTTTGTATTTAAGTTACTTGTTATATAGCTCATACAGATTAGTGGTCACAAATCGCTTCTCATTTTGATGGGCGTATTAGACAGACACGATAGTTTCCCTTTCCTAACCATTCATTTATGTCAGAGTAATGAAACGATTGGCCCCTCTCCTTCCAGCTATCTGGCTAAGCAACTTCATAGGGGAACATTTATTGGCTGTTGGTATCTTTCCACATGCCATAAAGGATCCATGGTTCCTGGACATTATAAGGAGTAAGGTCTTGAATGTTTCTGAATCCTTCATCAGAGAAGTCGATCCAGCATCCAATGTTATCATGGTTGTTTTTCCAATGGTCTATAAGAGTCTCGAAAAACCCTGCCTGCTTATAGTGGTCGTTCCAAAAATATTTCACATGAGAGTAATGATATTTTTTTGTGTCATTTTTAATTATGACAAATCGAGTTCCTGTGGGGTTTTGATAAAAAGTAGCATCGTTCAGATACTCATCTGTTAAAAGAGCTTCCTCATACGGGAGAGGGTAGTAACATTCATATGGGAACACTTTTAGAGCGTTGTCCTCCAATTCCGATAATAGGTCTCTTTTCTTGTCCACATCTTGGACAATGTCCCATACAGGCCCTGAGGTGTGGCCTGTCAACAAATCTGGGCGAACCAACGTCAAATAGTGAAGGACAGGACCTTGTTGAATTCCCAGTTTATCAAGAACACGTCTTGCTGGAAGATTTCCTAAATGTGTATTTGCCCCAATCCAACTTACTCGATCATCACTTTTTAATTGGTCCACTACAGATCTTAATAATTCTGTAGCGTTTCCTTTCAATTGAAAACGAAGGTCACTTCTCAACCTTCCCAGCATGGCCAATTTTTTTTGGCCGAATAAACTGTAGCCACCGACGGCTAACATTTGTTCATCTTGAAAAAGCCCGAAAAGTTCATGGCTGTCTGATTCTATTAGCCGATCAAAAATACGGACTACATAATCATCACCTATCCCTGTATCCATTGCTTCAAGCGCAGGCAGGTCATCCATTGTCAAAGGTTTTACATTCAATATTCGTTCCATAAAATATGGCTCCTTTACTTATCATCTGCAAGATAATATTCTCACAACGCAATGGATAAAGTCTATTCAGACAAATTAGAGTGGCAGACCCTTTTTGAATTGGAAACAATGGGGACTTTTGATAAAATAAAGGGTACGCACCAGAGGAGGAAACCGTCATGCCAAGAGGAAATGGAAAAGCGATAGCTCAAAATAAAAAAGCAAGACATGATTTTACCATTGAAGAAACATTCGAAGCAGGTATTGTTCTGCAAGGAACAGAAATCAAATCGATCCGGAACGGTCGTATTAATCTGAAGGACAGCTTTGCGCGAATCAATAAAGGAGAAGTGTATTTGCATAACATGCACATTTCACCTTATGAACAAGGGAATATCTTTAACCATGAACCGACACGAGCAAGGAAACTGCTGCTGCATCGCAAACAAATCAATCAATTGATCGGTCAGACACAGCAAAAGGGTTACTCCCTCGTTCCCTTGAAAGTATATATAAAAAATGGGGTCGCCAAGGTTTTAATTGGACTTGGTAAAGGGAAGAAGAAATATGATAAACGTGAGGATCTTAAGCAAAAGCAGCAAAAACGTGAAATTGATCGTGCCATCAAAGACAGTTTAAGGTAGTAAGGTCTTGAAAAAAGATATATTTGTGCTATAATAATAGTTGTCGTTAAAAACGATATGGATAAACAGTTTGACTGTTATCCCTTTAATCCTAACGGGGACGTTACGGATTCGACGGGGATAGGTCGAGCTCGGGTCGCGAGTCGAGCGACGTCTCGTAAAACGTCATTTGCCTATAATAACTGGCGAATCTAACGAAAACCTAGCTGTAGCTGCGTAAGTAGACTATAGCTGATCCTTCCTGGTATCGCCCATGTGCTAGATGAAGGGTCTCAAACTAAAGTGGGCTACGCGTTTTTCCACCGCCTGAGGAAAAACGAAGAGACTAATCAGGCTAGCGCTTCGGAAGCCTGTCGATAGGTCGAAGAGGTAGCGAAATATAATATATCGACTACGCTCGTAGAAGCCCGAGTGCCGATATCTCCGGACGTGGGTTCGACTCCCACCGTCTCCACCAATACATACATTGGTGGTTTTTTTATGTGTTTTTTTAGGACTTTACCAATAAAAAGGACCTCAGGTCATCCAGAAAATGGATGACCTGAGGTCCTTTTTATTTCCTTTTTTCTTGTAATGGTTGGGGGACGCACAATTGTGTATTATTGCTGGGCAATACCTGGAAACGGTTTCTTTTTCCTTATAGACAAACATAGAGAACATGATACAATCATAAATGAATACATATAAGGGAGATACTCTATATGAATCCGTTGTTAAGGAAGATATGTGTTGTACTTATATCAGCCATCACCTTAGGCATGTATGTACCACCAACATTATTAGATGCAGATGCAGCAGAAAAGAAAGAACTGACAGATAACAATCATGTGAATGAATCATCAAAAGATCAGTTTACTGAAGAGAATATCGATATTGTTTCACCGTCCCTAGAAGAAGTTTTTTCTTCCGAAGCGTTCATTGAAAATATAACAGAACAGGCGAAAAGCCAAACGGTTACTAAAATGGGGCCGCGTATCATTGAAAAAGTCGATGAGGATATGACTGCCGAAATTTTACCTAAAATCGAGGAAGTCGTTACAGAAATCCTGTCTTCAGCTGGTGAAGAAGAGGTTCCGTACTATGAAATCACGGAAGAAGCTACACCTGGATATGGTGAGAAAATCTTCAATTTGTACAACCATCATACCAATGAAGAAATAGCAAGGTTTCATGTAAGACGTGATAAGCGGCCAGGAGAAGGTTATTGGTTCAATTTTCATTACCATTTAAAGACAGATGGATTTGTTAAGCACCATAATATTGGTGACATCTATTGGGAAAAGAATACTCCACCGAAATGGATGTCGTAAAAAAATCATGAAGGACGGTTCCGCTGACGGAACCGTCCTTTTTAAAAAGGAGAACATCAACGGGCTCTTCTTTCATCCGTTTGATGTTCTGCTTGTGACCCGTGTGTCTGGGGAATAGAACAGGATAAGGTTGGTCCCTGTAGCTCTATAATCTAAATGAAAGGATCGAAATCGGCCTTCCAATATCCTGCACGTTTGTTTAATATATCTTTTTAAAGAGCCTGCGCTGTGAAGAAAGCGCAGGCTCTTAGTTTTATTCCTTATCTTCTCCAATGATACGGACCTCGCGTTCTAAAACGACCCCGAATTTCTCTTTAACGGTCTTCTGAACATGTTCGATCAAAGAAATGTAATCTGTCGTTGAAGCATTATCTTTATTTACAATGAAGCCGGCATGTTTCTTGGAAACTTCTGCTCCACCGATATTGGTTCCTTGGAGTTCACTATCTTGAATGAGTTTGCCAGCAAAGTACCCCGGCGGTCTTTTGAAGACACTCCCGCAAGATGGATATTCCAGAGGCTGCTTTGACTCACGCTTGAAGGTTAAATCATCCATGACGGCTTTGATTTCATCATAGGAGGTCGGTTTGAGGTTGAAAGTCGCTTCCAGAACGATATCCCCATTATCAGGAATATTGCTGGTTCGGTAGTCCAGTTCAAAATCTGAAGCGAGACGTTTCACTAAATTCCCTTGCTTATCTACAACATAAGCATAATCGAGTACATCCTTGATTTCCCCACCATAAGCTCCTGCATTCATGTACAAAGCACCACCGACGGTACCTGGTATACCGCAAGCAAATTCCAATCCAGATAAATGTTTTTTTAAAGCATAGCGAGAAGTATCAATGATTCGAGCGCCACTTTGAGCCACTATTGTATTTCCATCTGAAGAAATATCATCTAAGTGTTTCAAGTTAATGACGATTCCACGAATTCCGCCATCCTTGATAATTAAATTCGATCCATTTCCCAGTAAAGTAAAAGGAATGTCATCTTCATTTGAAAGTTTGACCACATTTTGTATCTCTTTATATGAAGTAGGGGTGATGAAGAAATCTGCCTTCCCACCGAGCTTCGTATACAAATGATCCTTTAACACTTCGTCGACTTTCACATTTTCCTTTTTGACAAGGTCTAATAATTTATTATAAATCTTTTGTTTCTTATCCATAAACACCAGTCCTATTTTAAGTTGTTTTCCTCTGAACCTTATTTGCCACGTTTAAGTAATTATAGACCATACTTTATCTAAAAACATTTTATGATGGCTTAGACAAAAAGTTCACCGAGGATTCAGTAATCACGCTATACATTTTATCATAAATTCTCCTAGTCAATGCGTAGGAATTTGGTGTGGCTGTGGGAAGGGGAAAAATACTAAGAATATTCCCTTTCTCTGCGACAGAAACTATAGCCATATAGGGAGGTGTTTGAGAATGGCACTTGATGTCCGATGTGAAGTACGTAACTGTGTATATAATCATGAAGGCCGCTCTTGTGGTGCTGATGAAATCTTTGTAGTCAGTCATAAAGGGAAACAAGCGAGTCATAGTGAAGAAACAGATTGTAAAACATTCAAACCGACAGATATGTAGTTTGGTTCCCTATATAAAAAGGCTTTGCTCATTGAGTAAGCCTTTTTTTCTTTTTTTTCAGTAAATGAAAGCGCTTAAAATGTATGGAAAGTTCGTTATTTTCAGAAAAGTCATTGCCAAGCCCTCTCCTTGTTAGTATCATCATGGTAAGTTGTTTTCATGAATGAAAAATCAATAAAGACCAAGCATTAAATGATTAAGGGGTGTAAGGGATGAAGGAAACAAAGAAGGATTTGAGAATAAAAAGTAAAGTCATCAGTGAAGGCGTTAATCGAGTCCCGAACCGCTCGATGTTGAGAGCTGTCGGATTTACAGACGAAGACTTCAAAAAACCGATGATTGGGATAGCCAGCACTTGGAGTGAGGTAACCCCTTGTAACGTACATATCGATCGGTTAGCTCGTGAAGCGAAGAGCGGTGCAAGTGAAAATGGTGGTGCACCGATGATATTCAATACGATTACAGTAGCAGACGGAATCGCTATGGGACATGAGGGGATGTTTTACTCCTTGCCAAGTCGTGAAGTGATCGCTGATTCTATTGAGACTGTAACGAACGCTGAGCGTCTGGATGGAGTGGTAGCCATTGGAGGATGTGACAAGACAACTCCAGGGTGTCTGATTTCTATCGGTCGAATGAATATCCCATCTGTTTATGTATATGGTGGTACGATTCAACCTGGTAAACTGAACGGTGAAGATATCGACATCGTTTCTTCATTCGAAGCTGTCGGTCAATACCATGAAGGGCAAATTAATGATGAAGAACTTCATAAAGTTGAATGTCACGCCTGTCCGGGAGCTGGAGCTTGTGGTGGTATGTACACAGCTAACACGATGGCTTCTGCAGTAGAGGCTCTTGGAATGAGTATTCCCGGATCTTCTTCGACCCCTGCTGTAAATGATTATAAAGAGTCTGAATGTAAACAAGCAGGAGAACTTGTGATCGAGCTCCTGGAAAAAGAAATTTACCCTCGAGATATCATGACGAAAGAAGCGTTTGAAAATGCAATTACTGTTGTAATGGCCTTAGGAGGATCTACAAACGCATTCCTCCACTTATTAGCTATTGCTCACTCTGCAGGAGTGGATTTGGATTTGGATGATTTTGAACGAGTCAGGCAAGAAGTGCCGCATATTGCAGACATGAAGCCAAGTGGTAAGTATGTCATGCAGGATCTTTACGAGAGCGGAGGCGTGCCAGCAGTTATGAAACTGCTTCATGAACAAGGCTTGCTGCATGGGGACTGTTTGACAGTAACAGGTAAAACCATTGCAGAAAACTTGGCTGAAGTCCCTTCCTTGAAAGAGGGACAAAAAGTGATTGTTCCTTTTGATGAACCAATCAAACCGAAAGGGCCTTTAGTGGTTTTGAAAGGGAACCTTGCTCCAGAAGGTGCGGTTGCAAAAATGTCTGGTCAGAAAATCAGTCGTTTTGCAGGTCCTGCCAGAGTGTATGATAGCGAGGACGAAGCAACAGAAGCTATTGTAAGTAACGAAATCAAAGAAGGAGATGTTCTTGTCATTCGTAATGTCGGTCCTAAAGGGGGACCAGGAATGCCGGAAATGTTATCCATAACAGCAATGATTGTCGGTAAAGGACTGGGTGGAAAAGTAGCCCTCTTGACGGATGGGCGTTTTTCCGGAGGATCTCACGGATTTGTAATCGGCCACGTATCACCAGAAGCTTTTGTCGGCGGACCGATTGGATTGTTGCAGGAAGGTGATACGATCACAATCGACAGCGACTCGCAACAAATTAATTTTGAAGTATCTGAAGAAGAATATGAACGCCGGAGGAAAGAGTGGAAGCGGCCAGAACAGAAACATAAGAGAGGTGTGTTGGCGAAGTACGCGCGACTTGTCTCGTCATCCGCAAAAGGGGCAGTCACGGATTTGGACTCAGATTAATAATCAGGAGATCGCTGGCATCAGCGGTCTCTTTTTTATTGGTGTGAGAAGTCTTCTTAATGTTCAACAGAGAATATAAACAGGGCCAGGGCTAAAGGTGATGGTGCAGCAAATCGGATATTATAATAGAATGATGAAAGAGGGGGGATGAACATGACTAAAATAGGTTGGATCAGGCATGGGAGTACGTCATGGAACAAAGAAAAAAGAGCACAGGGAAAATCGGACATTCCTTTGGACGATGAGGGAAAAGCAGATGCCAGGAAACTAGCAGAGCGACTACAAAGTGATTCTTGGGATATTTTGTACAGCAGCCCGTTAAAAAGAGCCAAAGAAACAGCTGAATACATAGCGGAACAACTGGGTTTGGAGATACATGTTGACCCACGATTACTTGAGGTCGATGGCGGTCAAATAGAAGGGACTACAGAGAGAGAAAGAATTGAAAGATGGGGAGAAGGCTGGAGAACACTGGATCTTGGGATAGAAGATCCATCCAGTATACTGGAGCGAAGCAGAAACTTCATTGAGGAGATCATTCAAAAGCATGAGAAAATGAATATCATCGTAGTCAGTCACGGGGCTTTTATAAGCCATACATTAAGAGAACTGGATGCGGAAAGTATCAATGAAGAACATATGAAGAACACATCACTGTCTGAAGTGGTCCTTCATGAGGGAAAATGGAAATGTGAATTATATAATTGTGTTGTGCATTTAGAGGAATAAATGTGGAGCGGCTCAGATGGAGCCGCTCTTTTTATTATTGCTCCTTAGTATAATTCAGATCCCATATAACCCCAAAATTGTCTTTCACTTTAGCGAATGTTGCTCCCCAAAATGTATCTTGCAGTTCCATAAGGACAGTCCCATCTTTTTTTAGACGATCATAATAAGTTTGGATTTCCTCCGTGTTTTCTAACTCTAAGACTAATGAAATGTTGCTTCCTTGTTGCACAGGTTGCTCCAGGAAAGAATCGGAAACCATGATTAACAATTCTTCTTTTTTGAATCGACCGTGCATGATACGGTCGTCCATTTCGGGTGGTGTTTCGAAATCAGCTTCTCCAAAGGTCTGTACACCTGTGATTTCGCCACCGAAAACATCTTTGTAATATTCAAGAGCTTCTCTTGCATCACCATTAAAAGTAAAATAAGGCGTAGCTTGATATTTCACAGAAACACTCCTTCAATATTTATAGTCAATATCATTATACAATTACTTAACTGACACCACAAGAACGTTTGTTCGATTTTAACAATAAATAAAAGCGGTCGTCTCTGAGATAACTGCTTTCATTTCCTTTCCAAGCCTAATTATAAAAAAATTCAAAAAAGTGGTTGCATTTCCAAATGAATCACAGTAAACTGTACCATAACAGATAAACAATTAATAATCTGTTATATCAAAGGAGGAATGAAAATGAAAAAACACTCTAAAAATGTCAGTATTCCCTGCCCGCAATGTGGCTGTGAAGTAGAGGGTCACGCTTATACCTACATGATGGAATGTGATCACTGTCTCTCTAAGAAAGATGAATAATTTTGTATTATCTGTTATATATCAGAATTAAAATATAGGTATTACTATATAACAAAAAGGGGGCTGATCATGGAAACTAAACTTTCGGGGTTACAAATCCATGGAGAAATTCATAAGGGTTTTGATCAGATACTCACAGATGAAGCACTGGTATTTTTAATCAGGCTTCATGAAAAATTCAATGATGAGCGTAAACAGCTTCTGGAACACAGAAAAGATATACAGGAAAAAATCAATCAGGGGATGCGACCGGATTTTTTAATAAAAACTAAAGAAATCAGAGATGCGGAGTGGACCATTGCTCCGATTCCCGACGATTTGCAAGATCGGCGCGTTGAAATAACTGGCCCGGTAGACAGGAAAATGGTGATCAATGGATTGAATTCAGGAGCTAAAGTGTTTATGGCAGATTTTGAGGATGCCAATTCACCGACCTGGTCAAATACGATCAATGGTCAAATCAATTTAGGAGATGCGATCAGAAAGACCATCCAATTTGAAAATGAGTACGGGAAAATCTATCGGTTGAATGAACAACCTGCAGTCCTGAAAGTTCGCCCACGCGGTTGGCATTTAGATGAAAAGCATATTACTTATGAAGGTGAAGCAATGTCAGGCAGCCTGGTGGATTTTGGGCTTTATTTTTTCCACAATGCGAACCAACTGATTGTGAATGGCTCTGGTCCATACTTTTATTTGCCGAAACTGGAGAACCATCAAGAAGCGAAACTTTGGAATGAAGTTTTCGTTTTTGCCCAGCAATATTTGAATATCTCACAAGGAACAATCAAAGCAACAGTGTTATTAGAAACGATTTTAGCAGTGTTCGAGATGGAAGAAATTTTATATGAGCTGAAAGTCCACTCCGCCGGTTTGAATTGCGGCCGCTGGGATTATATTTTCAGCTATTTGAAAAAGTTTCGCCATGATGAAGACATCCTTCTGCCTGATCGAGAACACGTTACGATGACTGTGCCATTCATGAGGGCTTACTCTTTACTGACCATCCAAACATGTCATAAACGTGGTGCGCATGCCATTGGCGGTATGGCAGCTCAGATTCCGGTAAAAAAAGATTCAGATAAAAATGCCGCAGCTTTTGAAAAAGTACGGGTAGATAAGGAGAGGGAAGTGAAAGATGGCCACGATGGGACGTGGGTCGCCCACCCGGCCATGGTAGCAACTGCTATGGATATATTTAACAAATACATGCCGGAAGCCAATCAGATACACCAAAAGCGTAAGATGGACTATATTAGCGCGGAACAATTGATGGAAGCCCCAAACGGGTCAATCACCGAACAGGGCTTAAGGACGAATATAAATGTAGGGATCCAGTATATTGCATCATGGCTGGATGGTCGGGGGGCTGTACCTATTCACCATTTAATGGAAGATGCAGCAACGGCAGAAATATCAAGGGCGCAAGTATGGCAATGGACCCGTCATCCACATGGTGCACTGAGTGACGGGCGGATGATCACTTTTGAGTTATATAATGCTCTTATGGAAGAAGAAATGGTAGCGATTCAGTTGGAAGTGGGAGCGGATGATTTTGAAAATGGTTCCTACCAAAAGGCTGCACAACTTTTCGACGATTTGGTCAGGAATGAAGAATTTGAAGAGTTTTTAACGTTGAAAGCTTATCGTTATTTATCTTAAAGGGGGAATTAATTAATGAGAAATGAGCGAATAGAGAAGTTGTATAATGAATGGCAGGATGAAAGTCGTTGGTATGGAGTGAAACGCCCTTATAAGCCTGAGGATGTCATCCGATTGAGAGGATCTATTGATATTCAATATACTTTAGCTGAAAAAGGCTCAGAAAAACTGTGGAAGCTGATGAATGAAGAAGGTTATGTTCATGCGCTTGGGGCCCTCACAGGAAATCAGGCGATGCAGCAGGTAAAGGCTGGATTAAAAGCCATCTACTTAAGTGGATGGCAAGTAGCGGCAGATGCTAATCTGTCCGGACATATGTACCCGGATC
Coding sequences within:
- a CDS encoding alpha/beta hydrolase, with protein sequence MKIKQPQPFTFEEGERAVLLLHGFTGHSADVRMLGRFLQKHGYTSHAPIYAGHGKELEALIEARPEDWWADVKQALNHLRELGYEKIAIAGLSLGGVLGLKLAYSEPVKGLVTMCAPVFFDNEEQLTKGFEFKARQYKQLEGKPKENIDQEVKELLGESEEMFKQLGGLINEVHDDIDQIYTPTFVVQAEQDEMINTESANYIYEQVETNQKDIKWYKNSGHVITMDKEKEQLHEDILEFLESLDWS
- the rnr gene encoding ribonuclease R, whose protein sequence is MSTELKQQTLKFFKENASKPLSVQELEEALEFNDTDDFKNLMKALNELEEEGELVRTRKNRFGLPEKMNLIRGRIQMHAKGFAFLIPDEEDKDDVYIHHSDLNSSMNNDKVLVRIEKRKEDGTRPEGTVIRILERATTRVVGTYESSRNFGFVIADDKRIPKDIFIPKGQTNGAADGHKVIVNITKFPEDRMSAEGEIVEILGHKNDPGIDIISIIYKHGIQVDFPEEVLEQAGDTPDEISEDEIKNRRDLRDETIVTIDGADAKDLDDAVMVKKLDNGNYKLGVHIADVTYYVDEGSSIDKEARERATSVYLVDRVIPMIPHRLSNGICSLNPQVDRLTLSCEMEIDSSGEVVGHEIFQSVIKTNERMTYKDVNSILEDEDPDLIKKYEDLVPMFREMEGLASTLRGKRMGRGAIDFDFKEAGVIVDEEGKAVDVKLRERSVAERLIEEFMLAANETVAEHFHWMDVPFIHRIHQDPDEEKLQNFFEFVANMGYAVKGTADNIHPQALQKVLEEVKGSQEEMIISKLMLRSMQQAKYDPQGLGHFGLATDFYTHFTSPIRRYPDLTVHRLIRTYLVEEKLDYKTRKHWKDQMPEIARHSSEMERAAVDAERETDDLKKAEFMQDKIGEEFEGVISSVTSFGMFVELPNTVEGLVHVSTLTDDYYSFREKEFAMIGERTGNIFRIGDEVTIRVTNVNLDERVVDFEIDGMKPRKERKRPERPKQIKSKAPERKKDKKKKQKGNKPFYRNKGVAKKGSKKKK
- a CDS encoding GNAT family N-acetyltransferase, whose protein sequence is MERILNVKPLTMDDLPALEAMDTGIGDDYVVRIFDRLIESDSHELFGLFQDEQMLAVGGYSLFGQKKLAMLGRLRSDLRFQLKGNATELLRSVVDQLKSDDRVSWIGANTHLGNLPARRVLDKLGIQQGPVLHYLTLVRPDLLTGHTSGPVWDIVQDVDKKRDLLSELEDNALKVFPYECYYPLPYEEALLTDEYLNDATFYQNPTGTRFVIIKNDTKKYHYSHVKYFWNDHYKQAGFFETLIDHWKNNHDNIGCWIDFSDEGFRNIQDLTPYNVQEPWILYGMWKDTNSQ
- the smpB gene encoding SsrA-binding protein SmpB, which translates into the protein MPRGNGKAIAQNKKARHDFTIEETFEAGIVLQGTEIKSIRNGRINLKDSFARINKGEVYLHNMHISPYEQGNIFNHEPTRARKLLLHRKQINQLIGQTQQKGYSLVPLKVYIKNGVAKVLIGLGKGKKKYDKREDLKQKQQKREIDRAIKDSLR
- a CDS encoding YpjP family protein, with translation MNPLLRKICVVLISAITLGMYVPPTLLDADAAEKKELTDNNHVNESSKDQFTEENIDIVSPSLEEVFSSEAFIENITEQAKSQTVTKMGPRIIEKVDEDMTAEILPKIEEVVTEILSSAGEEEVPYYEITEEATPGYGEKIFNLYNHHTNEEIARFHVRRDKRPGEGYWFNFHYHLKTDGFVKHHNIGDIYWEKNTPPKWMS
- the murB gene encoding UDP-N-acetylmuramate dehydrogenase; this encodes MDKKQKIYNKLLDLVKKENVKVDEVLKDHLYTKLGGKADFFITPTSYKEIQNVVKLSNEDDIPFTLLGNGSNLIIKDGGIRGIVINLKHLDDISSDGNTIVAQSGARIIDTSRYALKKHLSGLEFACGIPGTVGGALYMNAGAYGGEIKDVLDYAYVVDKQGNLVKRLASDFELDYRTSNIPDNGDIVLEATFNLKPTSYDEIKAVMDDLTFKRESKQPLEYPSCGSVFKRPPGYFAGKLIQDSELQGTNIGGAEVSKKHAGFIVNKDNASTTDYISLIEHVQKTVKEKFGVVLEREVRIIGEDKE
- a CDS encoding DUF1540 domain-containing protein; this encodes MALDVRCEVRNCVYNHEGRSCGADEIFVVSHKGKQASHSEETDCKTFKPTDM